The proteins below come from a single Solea solea chromosome 6, fSolSol10.1, whole genome shotgun sequence genomic window:
- the cse1l gene encoding exportin-2: MELNDANLQILTEFLRKTLDPDPNVRRPAEKFLESVEGQQNYPLLLLTLLEKSQDTVIRVCAAVTFKNYIKRNWRIVEDEPNKISDPDRSAIKANIVNLMLSSPEQIQKQLSDAISIIGREDFPLKWPDLLTEMVTRFRSGDFHIINGVLRTAHSLFKRYRHEFKSNELWTEIKLVLDTFALPLTELFKATIELCQTHAADVSALKVLFSSLTLISKLFYSLNFQDLPEFFEDNMETWMTNFHGLLTLDNKLLQTDDEQEAGLLEHLKSQICDNAALYAQKYDEEFQPYLPRFVTAIWNLLVSTGQEVKYDLLVSNAIQFLASVCERPHYKHLFEDQNILTSICEKVIVPNMEFRSADEEAFEDNSEEYIRRDLEGSDIDTRRRAACDLVRGLCKFFEGPVTAIFSGYVNSMLGEYAKNPGQNWKHKDAAIYLVTSLASKAQTQKHGITQANELVNLTEFFVNHILSDLKSLNVNEFPVLKADAIKYVMIFRSQLPKEQLLQAVPLLIAHLQAESTVEHTYAAHALERLFTMRGPNNTTLITPAEMAPFTEQLLNHLFKALALPGSAENEYIMKAIMRSFSLLQEAIVPYIPTLIGQLTHKLLSVSKNPSKPHFNHYLFESLCLSVRITCKANPTTVSSFEEALFPVFTEILQNDVQEFLPYVFQVMSLLLEMHSNSIPASYMALFPHLLQPVLWERTGNIPPLVRLLQAYLEKGGASIAGSAADKIPGLLGVFQKLIASKANDHQGFYLLNSIIEHMPPESIIRYRKQIFILLFQRLQGSKTTKFIKSFLVFINLYCVKYGAIALQEIFDSIQPNMFGMVLEKVVVPEVQKVSGAVEKKICAVGITKVLTECPAMMDTEYTKIWTPLLQALIGLFELPEDDSIPDDEHFIDIEDTPGYQTAFSQLAFAGKKERDPIGDAVGNPKILLAQSLHKLSTACPGRVPSMLSTSLNAEALQYLQGYLQAASVQLV; the protein is encoded by the exons ATGGAGCTGAACGATGCTAACCTTCAAATCCTCACTGAGTTCCTCAGGAAAACACTGGACCCAGACCCGAATGTCAGACGTCCAG CTGAAAAGTTTCTTGAGTCTGTGGAGGGACAGCAGAATTACCCATTATTACTACTAACGCTGCTGGAGAAGTCCCAGGACACTGTGATCCGTGTCTGCGCTGCTGTTACATTCAAGAACTACATCAAAAGAAACTGGCGCATT GTTGAAGATGAACCAAACAAAATCTCTGATCCAGACCGATCAGCGATCAAAGCAAACATTGTGAATTTGATGCTGAGCAGCCCTGAACAGATTCAAAAACAG TTGAGTGATGCCATCAGTATCATAGGAAGGGAAGACTTTCCTCTAAAGTGGCCCGACCTTTTAACGGAGATGGTGACCCGCTTCAGAAGTGGAGACTTCCACATCATCAATGGAGTGCTTCGCACTGCACATTCTCTTTTCAAGAG GTACCGCCATGAGTTCAAATCAAATGAGCTTTGGACAGAGATAAAATTAGTACTGGACACATTTGCTCTGCCTCTGACGGAACTGTTCAAG GCCACTATTGAGTTATGTCAAACTCATGCTGCAGATGTCAGTGCCTTGAAggtcctcttctcctccctcacaCTCATCTCCAAGCTTTTTTACAGCCTTAACTTCCAA GACCTTCCAGAGTTTTTTGAAGACAACATGGAAACCTGGATGACCAATTTCCATGGCCTATTAACGTTGGACAATAAGCTTTTACAAACTGAC GATGAGCAGGAAGCAGGTCTTTTGGAGCACCTGAAGTCTCAGATCTGCGACAATGCTGCTCTTTATGCTCAGAAGTATGATGAGGAATTTCAGCCGTACCTTCCCCGCTTCGTCACAGCTATCTGGAACCTTTTAGTCTCAACTGGCCAGGAAGTCAAATATGACCTG CTTGTTAGCAATGCTATCCAGTTCTTGGCTTCTGTCTGTGAAAGGCCACACTACAAACATCTATTTGAGGACCAGAATATCCTCACTAGCATTTGTGAGAAGGTCATTGTGCCTAACATGGAATTCAGAA GTGCAGATGAAGAGGCCTTTGAAGATAACTCTGAGGAATATATTCGAAGAGACCTTGAAGGATCTG ATATCGACACTCGTCGCAGGGCAGCCTGTGACTTGGTGAGAGGCCTGTGTAAGTTCTTCGAGGGGCCAGTGACGGCAATCTTCTCTGGTTATGTTAACTCAATGCTAGGAGAGTATGCCAAGAACCCTGGCCAGAACTGGAAGCACAAAGATGCTGCCATTTATTTAGTCACATCACTGGCGTCTAAAGCCCAGACACAGAAG CATGGAATAACACAAGCCAATGAGTTGGTGAATCTGACTGAATTCTTTGTGAATCACATCCTCTCAGACTTAAAGTCCCTCAATG TTAATGAGTTCCCAGTGCTGAAGGCAGATGCTATTAAGTATGTTATGATCTTCAGAAGCCAG CTTCCGaaggagcagctgctgcaggcaGTTCCTCTACTGATTGCTCACCTGCAGGCAGAGAGCACAGTCGAGCACACTTATGCTGCCCATGCTTTGGAGAGGCTGTTCACTATGAGAGGCCCCAACAACACCACACT TATCACTCCTGCAGAAATGGCGCCTTTCACTGAACAGTTGCTCAACCATTTGTTCAAAGCACTTGCTCTCCCCGGGTCTGCAGAAAATGAATACATCATGAAAG ccaTCATGCgcagcttctctctgctgcaggAGGCCATTGTTCCCTATATCCCCACTCTGATTGGTCAGCTTACTCATAAACTCCTATCAGTCAGCAAG AACCCCAGCAAGCCTCACTTTAACCACTACCTGTTTGAGTCTCTGTGCCTGTCTGTCCGCATCACCTGCAAAGCCAACCCCACCACCGTCTCCAGCTTCGAGGAGGCTCTCTTCCCAGTTTTCACTGAAATCCTTCAGAATGATGTCCAGG AGTTCCTTCCATACGTGTTCCAGGTGATGTCTCTCCTCTTGGAGATGCACTCCAACTCCATTCCCGCTTCCTACATGGCTTTATTCCCTCACCTGCTGCAGCCTGTGCTTTGGGAACGCACAGGAAACATCCCACCTCTGGTGCGCCTGCTTCAGGCTTACCTGGAGAAAGGAGGTGCCTCTATTGCCGGCTCTGCTGCTGATAAAATA CCCGGCTTGCTTGGAGTTTTCCAAAAGCTTATTGCCTCTAAGGCCAATGACCACCAAGGTTTTTACCTCCTCAACAGCATCATAGAGCACATGCCCCC AGAATCGATTATTCGATACAGGAAACAGATCTTCATTTTGCTCTTCCAGAGACTTCAAGGCTCCAAAACCACCAAGTTCATCAAGA GTTTCTTGGTGTTCATCAACTTGTATTGTGTCAAATATGGAGCTATTGCACTTCAGGAGATTTTTGACAGCATCCAGCCAAA CATGTTTGGAATGGTGTTGGAGAAAGTAGTTGTTCCAGAGGTGCAGAAGGTTTCTGGAGCAGTTGAGAAGAAGATTTGTGCTGTTGGCATTACCAAAGTCCTCACAGAATGTCCCGCCATGATGGACACGGAGTACACAAAGATCTG GACGCCCCTGCTCCAAGCTCTCATTGGTCTGTTTGAGTTACCAGAAGACGACAGCATCCCCGACGACGAGCACTTCATCGACATCGAAGACACACCGGGATACCAGACGGCGTTCTCGCAGCTGGCTTTCGCTGGGAAGAAGGAGCGCGACCCAATTGGAGACGCTGTCGGAAATCCTAAGATCCTGCTGGCTCAGTCCCTCCACAAACTGTCTACTGCCTGTCCAGGAAGG GTTCCTTCTATGCTGAGCACCAGTCTGAATGCAGAAGCCCTCCAGTATCTGCAGGGATACCTGCAGGCAGCCTCTGTGCAGCTGGTTTGA